Genomic window (Halocalculus aciditolerans):
CACGCCCGTGAGCACCGCGTGCAGGCAGCGCCCGACCGCGCCCGGCCCCATCGCGTCGAAGGGGAACGGGAGCGACTCCGGGACCGCCTCCGTCTCCGTGTGGAGCGCGTTCCCGAGCAGGTGGTCGACCGCGTGCGCCGCCGGGTCTTCCGTCAGCGGATACATCGTGCTCGGGTTCACGAACCGCGGCAGCCACGCCGGGAGCGCGCCCCGCCGCGGCGGCACGCTCGCGACGTCCGACGGCGGCACCGCCGGACGCGGCGGCGTCGACGCGAGGAAATCCACGTCGTTCACGCCGACGCGGACCGGGCCGCTCGCGGTGTCGAGCGTGTAGTCGTCCGTCCCGCCCGCGTACCCGAGGCCGTCGCGGACGGCGTCGAGCCAGCGGTCCCGCGGCTGCGGCGACCCCGGCACCGCCTTCGGGAGCGGGACGACGAGGTGGTCGCGGGCGCGCGTCAGCGCCACGTAGAGGAGTCGCCACGACTCCGCGCGCGCCGCCGCCGCGACCGACTGGAGGCGCGGCGGCCCGACCAGCGTCCCGCGCTCGGCGTCGCCCGCGACGTCCCGCCAGTGCTCCGTCGCCCATCGTAGCCCCGCGTCCCGCCGCGCCACCCCCTCGCTCCCCCGGTCCCCGTCCGGCTCGTACACCCCGCCGGCGTACGGCGGAAGCGGCGTTTCTGTGGGGGTGTCGGTGTTCGTCGGCGGCGCGAGCGCCGCGACGCCGTCCCGCGCGACGAACCGGGCGTCGTACGGCCCGCGCGACCAGACGTCGAACCCGAGGTCCGCGAGCACGACCACGTCGTCCTCGTCGCCCTTCGCGCGGTGGACCGTCCGGAACGTCACGTCGTGCGCGTCGCCAGCGTTCGGCTGCTGCGGCCCCTCCCGCGGCGTCTCCCTGTACGGCGCGGCGAGCGAAACGGCCTCCTCGACACCTGCGTCTGCTTCGTCGCCGACCCAGTCCGCGAGCACTTCGGCGAGCGCGTCCACGTTCGCGACGCGCTGCTCGCCGCCGACGCCCGCGAACACGCCGTGCGGGTCCGCGCGGAGCGAGAGCGCTTCCGCCACGTCCTCGACGACCGCGTCCACGGGCTGTGTCTCGAACGCCGCCCGCCGCTCCCGCAGGTCGCAGAGCCCGTCCAACACGGCCGCCTGTGCCGCCGTGAGCGTCGCGTTCTCTCTGACGGCGTCGACGTCCCACCCGTGCGCGTCGAAGGCCCCGCGAAGGTCGCCGAGCGGGAGCGGCGAGCCGACGAGCGCCGCCAGCGTTCGCTCCGTCGGGTCCGCGAGCCACGCCAGCGCCGCGCACGCCGCCGCCACCACCGGGCAGTCGAAGAGAAAGTCGCTCGCCCGCCGCACCCGCAGCCCCTCCGCCGCGAACGCCGCCTCGTAGTCCGCCATCCGCGTGCGCCGCCGGAACAACACCGTGACGTCGAGCGGGTCGCCCGCCTCGTCCGTGAACGTCCCGTCCGCCAGCGCGCGCGCGAGGTACGTCGCCAGCACCGTCGCCTCGCCCTGCCCGCGCTCGGGGTTCACCCACGACTGCGACCCCGGCCGCCCCGTCCCCTCGAACGCCGCGACGTGCACGCCCGCGCCTGCTGGTTCCTCTCGCGCCGCTTCGAGCCGCGGGTAGTCGACGTCGAGCGGGCCGGCGTTCCCGCGCGCCGCATCCGAGAGCACGGGCTCCATCACGGCGTCGACGGCCGCCGCGACCGCCGGCGCGCACCGGTACGTCGTCCGCGCCGTCC
Coding sequences:
- a CDS encoding UvrD-helicase domain-containing protein, translating into MSDDGGPVRLRGAQAAIRDAFVAHESGLFTLNCVPGSGKSLVAHHVAAEDVLRRYVAGESSPAARVAVVSFNRDEAADIVPAVTARLRDIVEYDLTPAGREVSMAEADALAQRVRDAPFVGTVDSLLRDVFGQVAVDLGFDGRPDVGNDARLARVREACYESVRGDDALAARLDRLEAAYPDEEYEEGVAEMLASSLAYCRDRRLSTAAFRDELDATVEAVYPGGRPAGFADVVAALGAFAGEASASAARDRYDSSTRERVADADRSLYDSWTACVADFCAVFEAYRAAYREATRERGVVSHTDVAYLVDGYFAGTLDGVDAPDARVRARYRARIGSLVVDEAQDVSLAQHAALSHLVTPSTRVFACGDTLQSVYGWRHADPTVFERAARDGVYLGVEWGTHETRTARTTYRCAPAVAAAVDAVMEPVLSDAARGNAGPLDVDYPRLEAAREEPAGAGVHVAAFEGTGRPGSQSWVNPERGQGEATVLATYLARALADGTFTDEAGDPLDVTVLFRRRTRMADYEAAFAAEGLRVRRASDFLFDCPVVAAACAALAWLADPTERTLAALVGSPLPLGDLRGAFDAHGWDVDAVRENATLTAAQAAVLDGLCDLRERRAAFETQPVDAVVEDVAEALSLRADPHGVFAGVGGEQRVANVDALAEVLADWVGDEADAGVEEAVSLAAPYRETPREGPQQPNAGDAHDVTFRTVHRAKGDEDDVVVLADLGFDVWSRGPYDARFVARDGVAALAPPTNTDTPTETPLPPYAGGVYEPDGDRGSEGVARRDAGLRWATEHWRDVAGDAERGTLVGPPRLQSVAAAARAESWRLLYVALTRARDHLVVPLPKAVPGSPQPRDRWLDAVRDGLGYAGGTDDYTLDTASGPVRVGVNDVDFLASTPPRPAVPPSDVASVPPRRGALPAWLPRFVNPSTMYPLTEDPAAHAVDHLLGNALHTETEAVPESLPFPFDAMGPGAVGRCLHAVLTGVVARGVDEASLREMTSEVRSLFDEVVEEHAPDATDAERDALVAFFEASVRDAFLDSTLWAQLDAAASVAVEQPVDGLVRVAGVEFELHGQADFVIRSADGTRRVVDVKIALAEPTAATRRRYALQVAAYASLFEREGDTEVQPAIETFGVTRETVTSSLPAGVVERRLASLLDSVT